One Glycine soja cultivar W05 chromosome 7, ASM419377v2, whole genome shotgun sequence genomic window, GTAGAGTTGCCCAATAAGAAGACAAAAATAAGAAGTAGTATTCTATATTACTTTTTTAACaaccaaaaatatttaatgagatgtattatatatttatatatactccttgactaatattttatgtatatttgtTAGCTAGACTTGTATCTTATCTCTCCAACCGCATCAGATCTTGTTAATTATTGATGAACACGATCTCATATATACCTTCATTAAGGCTACCacagtatattattattaaacacaAATTGAGTTATATGTACCATATATAGGGTGGGTAAGCGGGCCGGTTAATCTTGCGTAAGATTCATCCGTGTATGTCAGTGAACTGGATCAGTCCATTCCACATTCTTACACAGATTTAATATATTGGTTCATCTCCGTACTGTAGATCCTGCGGGTCAAATAAACTAGTCCTAAagcctaattttttatttatttaaaaaaatgtaatttgaaaataaatatatatttttttcttaaaaaataatcgattacactcaattatatatatattttaaaaggtcTTAATAAATCTCTAACAAATACTAAATTACAAAAGTTTTaacacaatcaaataaatttttaacataaatacaaaaaaattttggattgaatttttaagatttattgAGTTTGAGTTGGACTTAACTGATAGTTGTGGATTTGTAAACCAATCCTTGGACTTGGACCAAACATGCATGTTCGCGAATTATGTGGGACAAGTCTAAAATTCTATATagtcatgaattttttttaaaaattggtcTATAAATTACGCAGACAGTAAGTTCCACTGACCTGCATAAATCTAAGTCCATTTATCCACTCCTAACAATACACGACGCATGTTTATATGAATTATAAGAAtcagtaatttatattttatgtgtaGAATTTATAATTGTATGTGGATGCtatacaaatacaaaattaaagttACGAATGTGGCTAGAGTaacaatattttcatttatttatttatttcaaattagaCATCTTGTGTAATTATATATTCTTATACTCGTTGTTGTGGGTTTGGAAAAATAGGTGATAAGCAACGATAGGTACAAGAGTGTGTTGCATCGAGCATTGGTGAATTGTGAGAAGGAGAGAATGTCCATTCCAACATTTTACTGTCCTTCACCAGATGCATTGATAAAACCAGCACCCAAACTCGTAGACAATGAACATCCTGCGCAGTACACAAACTTCACATACAGAGAATACTATGACAAGTTCTGGAACAGAGGGCTTTCAAAAGAAACCTGCGTCGACATGTTCAAGGCTCAAGACTAAATTTGCTCAACCATATTGCTGACAAAAATGCGCACACACTAGTTGAAGAACTTAGTTTATCTCATTTTGAATAAAACACCAATgagctttaattttaatttaggtgATCAGGTCTTTagagtttttgaaatttttatgtaGATCTTTTTACacacaaataaaagaaattatcataTGATTTGCGTGTATTGATTGTTATTGTTAATAcacatgataatttttaaattactcaTGTTCTTgttaaatttttcttcaaaagatCCTTTCttctgtttcatgtattttttgaattattctatattttttaaaacatttcgAATGATAACTCTTATGGGGTTTCACGTTTGTTTGGAATCAAAAGCAGAAAAGAAAGGCGTGCacgaaattaattaatcaagagAAGTTAATGGATAAAACACATCTTCCAACAATATTGATGTGTTCATTGTGGATAGTTAACATGTTTGAATTGGACTACTAGTTTTAGATTAGGCTTCTATTGAAGGTTGACTCGATCTATTTTAAGTGGACGGCTGATACTATGTTAAAGTGCGCAGTCGAaaggttattttaaaaatcaattcataaggGGATGACCTACTCAGTTATATAAACATTTATCATATTCGTTAACCACCTCAATGAGacttttaacattaattaatgtGTGATTAATTGTTCATGAGTACATATGTTAATGCTagtattaattgttgttgaccAAGGATAGTCATTATACAAATTTGGCTTAAGCTCAATCCGTAAAACTACCTATAGGTTGCATGTGTTTATTTGAacgtgaaaaaaaatattatttaaatgtacatttattataatatatcatgAGTGTGGGAATTCTTTGCTAacttaagcatttttttttagttctaatGATATCATCACTTATCATGATATCATCATTATGTTTACATTTAAGAATACATGTTGGATTCCATCaaataaatccaaaattaaaCAAGTTGTTGTTGAGCTACTAGTAGCATATCAATATATCATTATTGTTAATGTGTCAATCATCACCAAAATTGTTAGCCATCTCGCGTTTCTaacattttcatttgaaaatcaaaatttgataatCTATTGAATATTGATAAGTAACAGTTTAGCTTTAACAAAAGTGATTGGTATTACTGCCCTTACAGCTTACAGGCGTACATCATTCATCATCTAGACTTTTTCATACTACATTCACATGCCACAAATTATTTGTCACGAGTGGAAAAACATTGACTACGGTACATATatgtctaaatttttttattcttttgaattGGACATTATGTGTAGTtaatgtggttttttttttctctcacatCTTCTGTATATCGTGTAGTTGAAGCAGAACTACTAGAGCAGACCCAGGTGCAAAGATCTCGGCCAAGATTTCCCCTCACTATGATAGAGTGTGTTTGGCTGTGGAGAAGAAAGTACTGTtcatgaataaatttttaaaaataatctttgtttcacactttttttttaattcaaatatttcttctttaattctcttatttcttttcttttctacacAACTAAACACACTCTGTGTGCTTAATTTTATTAACCCTTCTATTCTCTCTATGGGTATTGGcctttatgatttttttcctcattttactgttatcttattttatgttttgatgattaTTAATTGTTCAAacttttcacacacacacacatatatatatatatatatatatatatatatatatatatatatattcttttttttaatgctttattataaataagtaataaataatcagatttttactttatatcttcaacttacaataattttttgttttgcctAACAAGACAGAAAAGGAGcctatattattattacaattttagtcttattcattattatttttgttatagtTTGTTACGTATTTCTCTTAATACAATTTAATGAATTTCATATAATTGAACTATACCATTAACCatttttttactcatttttatTAGGAAATACCCAAGTCCCACATGGGCTGCCTCAATCTTTGGAGTGTaacttatatatctgttggacaacttcatttaatatcaattggttttaagatgaaatctaacatgaTATGAGAGCAGGTTCTAACCCTGAGACCTCACCGACCTCATCTTTGCTTGAGTGCAGCttatatatgatataaaaataataatttttttaagaaataaatttccCCCTGCCCGGCACAAGTTGTAATTAAATATGGGAATAGCCATTCTTGTAATACACAATCTTACCAATTactcaattattaaaattgtgATGCCATTATTTGCGTTGCCCTGAATCCTGATTGAATGATTCGTTTCTGCTTCaaattataatcaaaatttatCTGTCGGCAATATTAATTTGAGTAATAAACAATCTTACCAATTACTTAATTCTTGAatgaatgatgatgataatgtattttaaaagttgtgttCCGCATGGTTGCATTATAATTGAGTGTCCGGTATGACAAGAAACGACTCTctttaactgatttttttttttttttatgttaaccactcttttattaatttgtgtCAAATACTGATAATTAAGTTGCTTGCTGGTTGCTgctcttttaaaatatttacacaTGTATTTTGGTATATCATTCCTGCCCACCATGCCATTCAACATACAAATTAATATCACTGCTGAATAAGTTATTGCTTTGCtacttttgaattaatttaatggAAAAAGCAGGTCAAACAATAGATGTTGATCCAaaaagtaagaaagaaatggaagaataagaagaaaacaGCTACACCTACGCCATGCAGCTAGTGAATCCAGCGTGCTATCCATGGCCATGTACTCAGCCATAGAGCTTGACATTTTTGACATCATAGAGCTTGGCTTGATGGTTTGAGATTACGTGTCCTATAATTGTGACGAATTTGTTGATCGATCATTTTGGTCAGTTTTAAACGGTTATAATCAAAATGCTATTAATAATACCAATTTCATCCTGTGAAGTATACAGATTAGTCAACTTCTTTCTGAACACAATTAAACTTACATGGGAGTTACGTTCGATCGTGTCAGACTAATTTTTGACATTAAATTAGAAAGTTTTAGTTGAAACTGCAACTCTTATTAAACAAttcttatttgtattttatgtaCTTTTTTCTCACACatgcaataaaataacaaacaagaattattattttcacgtgaaCAAAGTAGCAATTAATTCATGTACGTACTTCTTCTACCACACAATTTGACAggttaaaaatgtaattatgaccAACTATTTTATGTAAGTTTTTGATGGTCAAAATCACGGTTTGACCGGATCTTTGATAAAAATAGATCAATGccgtaatatattttaaaaaaggcccatttggtaaagaaaaaaaattaaaagtgatcgAACAGCCGTTCTGAGTGTGACACAATAGAGTTTTATGTACCTttattgcaaattaaaaaattcaactaCGTGTTATATGTGAAAACTGACATAGATAATAAATAGTCCATCTCTTGGACGATATAATGATTTTTCCTAACACGAGCTGCCATGTTTTCGTCTATTGCCTGGTTACATTGTAGGAGAGGATCCAAGTGCATCAGTCacattttagattattattaatacagtgaagtttattttaaaatgtgacaattaatataaaatgctTAATTTATAGGATAAAAACCATTGAACAATTGCTTACTGTTCTTACATAAAAAACTTTTCtccataaatttatttacattttaatgaGGACTATACTCCTGTATGTGTTAACTCTATCACGTAAGATCCTGAAAAGACTTGCTAAAACAAAAGCTTCTGTGTCCATAATTCCAAGGTACCACATGAAAGATGCAATTCTTGAAGGAGGTATTCCATTCAACCGGGACCATGGCAAACACGTATTCGAGTATTCCAACATGAACCCGAGCTTCAATCAGCTTTTCATGGCTGCAATGACCAACCGTGCGACTTTAATCATGAAGAAGATTGTTGAATGCTACATGGGATTTGAACACATCAATAGGCTGGTTGATGTTGGAGGAGGCCTTGGGGTCACTCTAAACAAATCACTTCAAAATACCCTCACATTAAGGGAATCAATTTTGACTTGCCTCATGTCATAGAACACGCCTCCCCCTATCCCGGTATGATATCTAGTTTATAGATCTACTAGTATATGTGTTCAacaatatatatcttttttttttaattactataatttgGAACTTTGACTCTTGGATGGAAACTTGAGGTATCCCACaagctttttttggttttgatcTTTTGGACAATTATGAAATTCTTAATGCGGAGTTCAATCATATTTAAAACTTTTCCGTTTctcctaaaaaatataatgttaaaaaaaatataatggttaaaataaacaatatgatataaaaaacattaaaaataaaagataaaataagtgTATCATCtatcaatataaataaattaaagtataatgtcaaataaatgaaataaatgttataaataatataattgttgaaataaacagtgttatataaaaaaaagcatctgagaaataataataaacataaaatattttttttgtcatctaTCATTATCAATACCTTATGtagtaaaatgataaaaaaaaaatcctatcgTATGTAtaagaaaatgtaaaataataaaaccatatttttgagtagaagaagaaaaactaaaaaatataataaaatcctACCTTGAggtaaaagagaaaaggaggaaatttatacatattttaagataaaaaatatataaaattaaaaattaatgatttaaaaaaacgTTTTAAAGTTGCACGCATTTAAAAAACACGTTACATGttactaaaaaaattctttattaaacattattggtcaaacaagttttttcgcgagtaaaaaaattaagaacaacCAGATGAAATAACATCCCAAACATAATATATGAAACTATAAGTTTGTCTAACTATGTCAATGTgttgtaacaaaatttaattttcaaatcggGTATTATTAATTGATTGCGGTGTCGAGCATGTGGGAGGAAATATGTTTGAAAGGGTGCCACAAGGAGATGCCATTTTGATGTCTGTGGGTATCAAGATCATCTTTgtgttgaatttatattttgtttttatttttaaatttttaagatttatatATGATGTCTGTGGGTATTAAGAACATCGttgttttcaatatttattttctattttttatttttattttcaaatttttaagatttataaaatatatatcgaaaagaaaatattttaaggttGGATAGTGTTTTcacttctttataaaaaaaactgaaatcatTAATGCGTTGTTTtgacctatttttttaaaatattttcagaccaaatatttttaaattataagtaaatgtatttttattcttattttttatttttcttaaaaataaaaacaaaaaaacgcTTAAATCAAGCTTACCTAAATCCCAAATTGTTCTTTCCTTTACTCTATGACGTACTTCGTGCATGGGtctcattaaatttattattcccCGTTgctgaattaattaaatatgtctATGGGTGGTCCGAGATTGATTTGTAGAGTGGGTGCTTCATGATTGGAGCGATGATGTGTGCTCCAAGGTGTTGAGAACTGTTACTATCATTTGCATTATTTTTATGAcgtatatttatgaaaaatcgTTTTAGAATGTGAAATAGTGACATTAATTCGTTCCTTAAGTTACTAACCCTAGCTATAGGTTCGTATGACGCCGCATTTGCAGTACCCCAGTCCTCCCCTCCAAACCCTCCTCACCAAGTCCTCGAATCCCTCCTCTCGCTCCACTTCTTCCTCCTTCCTTCCTCCACCGCTGTCGCCGCTTCCTCCGCCGTTGACGACCAATCCGAGTTCATCTACCTCTCCTGGCTGAGTTTGGGATCAGCCTGGAGGCAGGCGGGGCCGCCAACGTTGGGGAGGAAGAAGTAGAGAGGGTCCATGAAGAGGGCGAGGAGGCTCGTAACAAGGAACACCCGGTTCCAATAGGCCACGATGTCGCTGTCGGGGTCCAGGATTTGGTAATGCCATAGGATCTGGAAAGCGTGCTCCTCCTCTCTCGCTGTCGCTGCCTTCGGTCGAGACCGGAGTCGCCGGAACTGACCAAAAATATTGACACGAAGGTGCGTGTCATGATTGATAGGGGAATAGCTGCTGAGCTGTGtactttgattaattatttagctCTTATGGGTCTTAAATAAATTGGCAAACTACTTCTTCACTCCAACTGTCCCTAGTTTTTAATCTTCATTAAGAGTAGGTAACCGTTTCTTATCAGAATTTTTTAGTAGACGAAGCTGTATATTATTCCATAAATTAAAGAAGATGAAATTTGTACACCAGGTGCTACCAGCAGGTTTAATTGATAAGGGAATAAGAATTAATCTCTCGATGTAATTCATTTAAGGGATCCCCATTTCTCGATAAGTGTTTTTTCATACTTATGAACCTAAATGAAACTTTGACAAGAGATAAAATTATCTGTGAGCTAACTATGTCATACTACATGTTAGTCTCCTTAATTTAGTTTGTTAAGATGCATCAAATGTTGATGTTAACATAGTCGATCCTGGGACGTCTCCATATATGATCAGGTGGGAATGCTCGTTAATTTCCTGAGAGTTAATGGACATCAAGTCTTTGACTGTAAGCTTTAGAAAGCACCTGTTGAAAATCCACATAACTCTTCCTTTGTACACCAAATGATTGTCACTGAACCAAATAGACCAGATAATGTTGAAAAGGTCTGAAATGGCCACTCCATCTGCATGTAGTACAAAAGGTCTTAATCAGTTGCTTCCCTTTCCCTATAATAATCACTCAACAACACCGTTTCATGAGAAAGTAGCAAAGTTGCTTGTGGTTTCATCTTCCCTTTCATGACATTTCGGATAAGAAAGCACCTGCAATGTGGGGATCATGTTGAATGTTAAatactaatattaattatatatacataaacaATTGAGCCAATTTTGTGGAGCTCTAAGGCAaattaaacatacaaatatcaCATCTGATTTGGTTAATGACTTTGCTCCCTTTGGGTTAAATGGAAAAATCATGTCAAATAATAGATGATCCaaaaagtaagcaagaaatggaAGAAGAAAGCTTCACCTACGCCATGCAGCTGGTGAACTCCAACGTGCTATCCATGGCCATGTACTCAGCCATAGAGCTTGGCATATTTGACATCATAGCCAAAGCAGGTGAAGCTGCCAAACTATCTGCAAAGGACATTGCAGCTCAGCTTCCGTGCAAGAATTCAGAGGCAGCCACAATGCTGGATATATCGTATCCTAAGGCTCCTAGCATGTCACTCCATCATTGACTGCACAGTTGTTGCTGATCAGCATGCTCTTCCTATACATTTGCAGAGGCTCTATGGCATGAACGCTGTGGCCAAATACTTTGCTTCCATTGATGATGGTGCTGGCTCACTAGGCCCTTTTATGATGTTGGCTCAAGACAAGGCTGCACTTCAAACTTGGTCAGTTTTTCCCTTCTTGTACTCTACTCTATTGTCAGGAGAGTGAGAAATTATCTATGATATGAGACTATTACATGTCTATAGTTCTGTTGAATTTGCATACATATAACACATACTAGAGGTTTATTTACTCTTccctttaaattaaaaaacttgacTACGTGTCACCTGAAGAGTGACGAAGACAATAAACAAGTAGGCTGTGGCACATATGGTGATCTCAAACCATACAATACTTTTTCCTTGACTCGGATTATGTGCCTGTTTTCATCTATAGTCTAGTCACATTGTAGGAAAGGATTCGAGTGTCCTATGTCTAGTCACATATTAGACTATTATTGTAGCTAGTcaagttattttaatatgaaaacgTTAATGCTTAATTTATAGGATATAGGATAAATATCATTGAACTATTTCTTAATTTGATTACTCAAAAACTTTTCtccataaatttatttacaGTTCAATGAAGTAAAGAGTCAACTGTTAACTTAATTAACTATAACACATAATTAAGATCCTGTTCAAGACttgctaattaattaaaaagaaagtttTTGTGTCCATAATTCTGAGGTACCAACTGAAAGATGCAATTCTGGAAGGAGCTAGGTAGTCCATTCAACAGGATCCATGGCAAACAAGTGTTTGAGGATTTTCACATGAACTCAAGCTTCAATCAGCTTTTCATGGCAGCAATGACCAACCGTGCGACTTTAATTACGAAAAAGATTGTTGAATCCTACAAGGGGTTTGAGAACATCAATAAGCTGGTGGACGTTGGTGGTGGCGTTGGGGCCACTCTTAAcataataacttcaaaatacCCTCACATTAAGGGTATCAATTTTGACTTGCCTCATGTCATAGAACACTCCTCTCCCTATCCTGGTATGATCTCTAGTTTATAGATATAGTTTTGGAGGATTTTTTATGAATGCTGCAAAAGATAATACCCCCAAAAAAAGAGGTCAATGGCCcataattcaataattttttttttatgaattcctTAACCATTAGCCATCAAAACCTTTACTTTATTAGTTTGGAGAAAATTTAGATACAGTTTTTTAAATAGTTCAGAAATTACTATCTAATGATAAGAATTAGAGTTCTACTTTCGTAATTCTAAGAGTCTGCTTTAAATGTAAGCAAGTTAATGAAGAGAAgctctaattttaattagagaATCATGCAACCAGTGAAACTACATCTATGCgttataactaaatttaattttaattccaaatcatgtattattattaattgattgCAGGTGTGGAGCATGTGGGAGGAGATATATATGTTTGAAAGTGTGCCCCAAGGAGATGCCATTTTGATGATggtgagtgttttttttttcatatagacaaatgttagttattagtttgttaatttttgttagtaaaTTTAAACATTCCTTTAACAAATAATGTATCTGTGTCactaatttatttactttaataaACATTGCTGAGTTAATTAAATATGCCTATGGTGTTCCGAGCTTTGTAGTGTGTGCTTCATGATTGGAGTGATGAATGGTGCTTGAAGGTGTTGAAGAACTGCTATGTTGCAATTCCTAACGATGGAAAGGTGATTGTGGAGGAAGTTCTTCCATTTGAACCCTTAACAACAGGTGCAGTAAAGAGTATTTCCCAATTTGATGTACTGATGATGACAACAAACCCAGGAGCCAGGAGGGAAAGAGAGAAGTGAAGGGGAATTCATGGCATTAGCAAAAGGAGTTGGATTCATCAGTGGCATTAGATACACATGCTTTGTCTGTGATTTATGGGTTATGGAGTTCTTCAAGTAGATAATATATGCCCCATGAGCAACTGATGATGGAATAAGATAATGTTACAAATTACAATGTCTACTCTTTCCACAATGGGTAGACAAGTTTACAAGATTGTtgcaattaataaaataagcatACGGATATTGCTCGGTTCCtttagcctattatttttatactatgtatgtgaaaagattttagaaataaaatattttttgagtcAATAGATAATAATGAATGAAACACTACAACAACAATGACCACAAAATCCTTCCCCATTAAATTCATCCGAAGTGGTTTAATACAGTCCGgtgattttaaaagaataaatcatATAAGGCTAAATTACTccttttatctctctttttaatctatttagtctctttatattattgaaaagtttaaagtaattttttaatctttagaaTCGAGTTAATGTTGTCCTTTTTGTCTAATTGACACTAACCTCGGATAGAGAATTATAAGTGAACCATGAgtataatttaacctaaaacaatttattttttagcatCGCccaatttaattagttattcaAGCAATCGACTTTATACCAACAACAACGAAATGAACAAGTAGCTAACAAGTAATTAGCACTAGTAATTATTTTGTAAAGATGGATATTAGGAGTTATGATCATAACTAAATTAATCTATGCTgacaagtaaaataaataaataaaaatattctcatgaaaaacaaaagaaaatattttatttatttaaataaataaataaatgaatattttaggaattaattttattatttattatttattttactttataatatttcatttcCTATCATAAGTTTCATTAgcttaaaagtctaaaatcaaccaATCTTATTCTCATTCGTAACCTCCTAAAACACGGCATTGACCAAACTGCAATACCACGCCACCAATTAAGCACAAAAACCCAAGGATGACTATTTAGAATGACTATTGAGTAAGGATGACCAAACCATCTTGAACCGTAATCACCAAGAATCAACGGTTAAAGCATCAAAAGGTATCGGCCAAACCAAATAATTCCTCCGCAATAATGCATCACGATAAGATTTTAGAATGACTATTGTAATGAGCAAAGATAACCAATGCGTCTAGAACTGATGAAATCATCATGAAACAACGTTAATGCATCAAAGGCATCGGTAAAACCAATTAATTTGATTCCTCCCTAAACGAagtaaaagttataactaattGTAGTCAAAGTGgtgataattaaatatatatatttataatattgttgagtaaattcaaattaatactAGTATAAAAGAATAGTATtacagataaaaaattattcatacgTCAACTtcgtctttatttcttttaaacaatatttttgaataaaaagattgaacagataaaaaataaaaataaaacatctttTGAAATCGATTTTTTATCATTGATGTTAACTTGATTTTGACTGATTTTAGCCCTTCTTGACTAGTTCTTTGGTAAGCTAGGATTTGTCTGGACAAGTCACCTTCCTTGTTTTGTTTATGAATTAACAATACCATATTTCGGTTTGATTTTGACAACTATGGTCATATGCCTTTTCTCGACATTTCACATAATTCATGGTTAGAATTTGAAGTGATCAAGCGAAGAATGCGCTTATTGTCTTATTGAGGAATGTATATCGGACAACTTATTATATCACTTATGATGGAAATTGCTGAGGCTCTTTTTAACATTACCAAGACTACCCTGATATGATCAAGTCACTTGAAGATGAAATTTACAAAtactattgaattttatttatcataagaTTCTTAACTAAATATGGGAATAGCTGttgttgtaataaaaaaatatactagcaactaatcaaatattaaatgtgAAATCAGTGGCACTAACTGCTTTGCACAAAATCCAGATTGAATTATCTGTTTCTGCGCCTGTCGtcaatattaaatttgaatgaCAAACCTGATGATGCCGAATTACACTGTTCAGACATAATCCTGTATTTTCTTTTCCCCTAAGGACGTTCAAGAAGCATGccactttcctttttttgttggcTAGCTAGTGAATTAGTTTGAAGTTCCACCTTCCCCATAAAACGATATATCCAATATGGTTTGAAACATGCCACATTTCAGATAAACCGATAAA contains:
- the LOC114419332 gene encoding caffeic acid 3-O-methyltransferase-like codes for the protein MKDAILEGGIPFNRDHGKHVFEYSNMNPSFNQLFMAAMTNRATLIMKKIVECYMGFEHINRLVDVGGGLGLLTLAIGSYDAAFAVPQSSPPNPPHQVLESLLSLHFFLLPSSTAVAASSAVDDQSEFIYLSWLSLGSAWRQAGPPTLGRKK